A genomic window from Bradyrhizobium lupini includes:
- the mddA gene encoding methanethiol S-methyltransferase, producing MAGLVAVLYGTAAYGVTLVALLYLIGFTGNLVVPKSIDSGAIGPVLASIVIDVLLIGVFAIQHSVMARQGFKRWWTRIVPASVERSTYVLFASFALLLLYWQWQPIPTPVWTVNHPVAAGALDAVFWLGWVVLVVSTFLLNHFELFGLSQVFMHLFGKQPPEAKFRTPLLYRYVRHPIYLGILLAVWATPAMTVGHLVYSLGITAYILIGIQLEEHDLIQQFGNRYRRYRRHAAMLVPLSCRSFAASHDADI from the coding sequence ATGGCAGGTCTAGTTGCGGTCCTCTACGGCACTGCCGCTTACGGTGTCACGCTCGTCGCCTTGCTCTATCTCATTGGCTTCACCGGGAACCTGGTCGTTCCAAAGTCTATCGATTCCGGGGCCATTGGTCCGGTTCTGGCAAGCATTGTTATCGATGTGCTGCTAATCGGAGTGTTCGCGATCCAGCACAGCGTGATGGCGCGTCAGGGCTTCAAGCGCTGGTGGACGCGAATCGTGCCGGCTTCGGTCGAGCGCAGCACCTACGTGCTGTTCGCCAGCTTTGCACTGCTGTTGCTGTACTGGCAGTGGCAGCCGATCCCCACGCCGGTCTGGACCGTGAACCACCCGGTCGCGGCGGGGGCGCTCGACGCCGTCTTCTGGCTGGGTTGGGTCGTGCTGGTGGTCAGCACGTTTCTTCTCAATCATTTCGAGTTGTTCGGCCTCAGCCAGGTGTTCATGCACCTGTTCGGTAAACAACCGCCCGAAGCCAAATTCCGCACGCCGTTGCTCTACCGGTATGTCCGCCATCCGATCTATCTCGGCATCCTGCTCGCAGTCTGGGCCACGCCTGCGATGACGGTCGGTCATCTGGTCTATTCGCTTGGCATCACAGCCTACATCCTGATCGGCATTCAGTTGGAAGAGCACGATCTGATCCAGCAGTTCGGCAACCGGTATCGCCGCTACCGCCGTCACGCGGCCATGCTCGTCCCGCTTTCATGCCGAAGCTTCGCCGCGTCCCACGACGCCGACATCTGA
- a CDS encoding helix-turn-helix transcriptional regulator, protein MNRVSHPRSVSESSKDNSDDQQQLSDLISVIYDAAIDPSRWEDAIVSIVQFVGGAAGGLFCKDVGVQHATVPHRFGFDVPLRVELFRQIYSSAEGHFLGDLKQPIATTDLMSFAALTQSELYRQWAEPQGLVDFVSAVVDRTTVSTAIFGVFRHRRNGLVDEHARRQMRLIAPHIRRAVVIGKMFEFKAAELATFVDTLDGLGAGMYLVDPGGRLIHANTAGNAILDARDILSSVGGRLVASDPQVDRTLRDVFATAGQGDAALGIRGIALPLTGRKGDLYVAHALPLTSGARRRAGIVYTATAALFVRKASLAVASIPGAIGSAFKLTPTELRVLLAIVEVGGVPEVAMAFGVADSTVRTHVSRLFEKTGTARQADLVKLVAGYTTPLAG, encoded by the coding sequence ATGAACAGGGTTTCACATCCGCGGTCGGTTTCGGAATCGTCGAAAGACAATTCAGATGATCAGCAGCAACTGAGCGACCTGATCAGCGTCATCTACGATGCCGCCATCGATCCCTCTCGTTGGGAAGACGCCATCGTCAGCATCGTGCAATTCGTTGGCGGCGCAGCAGGCGGGCTGTTCTGCAAGGACGTCGGTGTCCAGCACGCCACGGTGCCCCATCGCTTTGGATTTGACGTGCCGTTGCGGGTCGAACTCTTTCGGCAGATTTATTCCTCCGCGGAGGGGCACTTTCTCGGTGACCTCAAGCAGCCGATCGCGACGACCGATTTGATGTCTTTCGCAGCACTCACCCAGAGTGAACTATACCGGCAGTGGGCCGAGCCCCAGGGGCTTGTCGATTTTGTCAGCGCGGTTGTCGACAGGACCACGGTCAGCACAGCTATTTTCGGGGTCTTCCGCCACCGGCGAAATGGGCTCGTCGACGAGCACGCGCGCCGGCAAATGAGGCTGATCGCGCCGCATATCAGGCGTGCCGTCGTGATCGGCAAGATGTTCGAGTTCAAGGCCGCTGAACTCGCGACGTTCGTTGACACGTTGGACGGGCTCGGTGCTGGCATGTATCTCGTCGATCCCGGTGGACGTCTCATTCACGCCAATACGGCCGGCAATGCCATTCTCGACGCTCGTGATATTCTGAGTTCCGTGGGCGGGCGGCTGGTCGCCAGCGATCCTCAGGTCGACCGCACCCTGCGAGATGTCTTCGCCACCGCGGGGCAGGGCGATGCCGCACTTGGTATAAGGGGCATCGCGTTGCCGCTGACCGGCAGGAAGGGCGACCTCTATGTGGCCCATGCATTGCCCCTCACGTCAGGCGCGCGTCGGCGTGCTGGTATTGTTTACACCGCCACGGCGGCCTTGTTCGTTCGCAAGGCGTCGCTGGCGGTTGCTTCTATTCCCGGAGCCATCGGCAGCGCGTTCAAGCTGACGCCGACCGAACTCCGCGTGTTGCTGGCCATCGTCGAGGTCGGTGGCGTTCCTGAGGTCGCTATGGCGTTCGGGGTCGCCGATAGTACGGTTAGGACGCATGTCAGCCGGTTGTTTGAAAAAACAGGCACCGCGCGCCAGGCGGATCTCGTCAAGCTGGTTGCAGGCTATACGACGCCCCTGGCGGGATAG